A window from Drosophila kikkawai strain 14028-0561.14 chromosome 2L, DkikHiC1v2, whole genome shotgun sequence encodes these proteins:
- the VGlut gene encoding vesicular glutamate transporter 1: MKGLTAFKEKATGVFGGLKPNMEKFEISQSYHGGHGGYEEMEGGDREGRGPGGGHAYDDDDDRPDSPASFEEIERPPLRKIDKYCKAECPCMPARYTIATMACVGFMIAFGMRCNMSAAKLKGEHNGTVFMNWTVAVESHVDSSFFWGYLVTQIPGGFIASKFPANKIFGLSIVSSATLHLFVPFAMTLMHGHVVICVRVLQGLFEGVTYPACHGIWRFWAPPMERSRLATLAFSGSYAGVVVGLPLSGLLADAVGYQAPFYAYGVFGIIWYMFWIWLCFENPRKHPAISIPELKYIEKSLGESAHPSMPSLSTTPWREMMRSMPVYAIIVANFCRSWNFYLLVLFQSSFLKHKFGFKVEEAGFVGSLPHLIMTTIVPFGGMLADHLRKNGILSTTNVRKLFNCGGFGMEGLFFLFVAHSSTATGAMFALTCGVAFSGFAISGYNVNHLDIAPRYASILMGLSNGIGTLAGIIVPYALDGLIQANPTGCWTTVFTLAACVHLIGCTFYGIFASGELQPWAEPPAEEQQVWAPPAGAITNTDPSQAGMLGNYMKETSFGAPEYNEQSQMQQSSAISYGATGHVANNPFAMAGATAPITEEDAPPSYGDVSNTYGYTQDAGSGGQMPSYDPQGYQQQQ, translated from the exons CCTGAAGCCCAATATGGAGAAGTTCGAGATATCGCAGAGCTATCACGGCGGTCACGGCGGCTACGAGGAGATGGAGGGCGGCGACCGTGAAGGACGAGGTCCTGGCGGCGGCCATGcctacgacgacgacgacgaccggCCGGACTCGCCCGCCTCCTTCGAGGAGATCGAACGCCCACCATTGCGCAAGATCGACAAGTACTGCAAGGCGGAGTGTCCCTGCATGCCGGCCCGCTATACCATCGCCACCATGGCCTGCGTGGGCTTTATGATCGCCTTCGGCATGCGTTGCAACATGTCCGCCGCCAAGCTCAAGGGCGAGCATAATGGG ACGGTATTCATGAACTGGACTGTTGCCGTGGAGAGCCATGTGGACTCGTCCTTCTTCTGGGGCTACCTGGTGACGCAGATTCCCGGCGGCTTCATCGCCTCCAAGTTTCCGGCCAACAAGATCTTCGGCCTGTCCATCGTCAGCTCCGCCACGCTGCATCTCTTCGTTCCCTTCGCCATGACACTGATGCACGGACATGTGGTGATTTGCGTGCGCGTCCTGCAAGGACTCTTCGAG GGCGTCACATATCCCGCCTGTCACGGTATCTGGCGCTTCTGGGCGCCGCCAATGGAGCGCTCTCGCCTGGCCACCTTGGCCTTTTCCGGTTCCTATGCCGGCGTGGTGGTGGGCCTTCCACTCTCCGGCCTCCTAGCGGATGCAGTGGGCTACCAGGCGCCCTTCTACGCGTACGGCGTGTTCGGCATTATATGGTACATGTTCTGGATATGGCTCTGCTTCGAGAATCCCCGCAAGCATCCGGCAATCAGTATACCCGAGCTGAAGTACATCGAAAAGTCGCTGGGAGAGTCGGCCCACCCATCGATGCCGTCGCTATCTACAACTCCTTGGCGGGAGATGATGCGTTCGATGCCAGTCTATGCCATTATCGTGGCCAACTTCTGCCGCTCCTGGAACTTTTACCTCCTGGTGCTGTTCCAGTCCTCGTTCCTCAAGCACAAGTTCGGCTTCAAGGTGGAGGAGGCGGGCTTCGTGGGCTCGCTGCCACATCTGATCATGACTACGATAGTTCCCTTCGGCGGCATGCTGGCGGATCACCTGCGAAAGAACGGTATCCTGTCCACCACGAATGTGAGAAAGCTTTTCAACTGTGGCGGCTTTGGAATGGAGGGTCTGTTTTTCCTATTCGTGGCCCATTCCTCAACGGCG ACGGGCGCCATGTTCGCCTTGACTTGCGGAGTGGCCTTCAGCGGTTTTGCCATTTCTGGCTATAATGTCAATCATCTGGACATTGCTCCTCGCTATGCTAGTATTTTGATGGGTCTCTCGAACGGCATTGGCACGCTGGCTGGTATCATAGTGCCCTACGCCCTCGATGGTCTAATCCAGGCCAAT CCCACTGGCTGCTGGACCACAGTGTTCACTCTGGCCGCCTGTGTTCATCTAATTGGCTGCACTTTCTACGGTATCTTCGCCTCTGGGGAACTTCAGCCTTGGGCAGAGCCGCCGGCCGAGGAGCAGCAAGTGTGGGCGCCACCGGCTGGAGCTATAACCAACACGGATCCCAGTCAAGCGGGCATGTTGGGCAACTACATGAAGGAGACATCATTT GGCGCCCCCGAGTACAATGAACAAAGCCAGATGCAGCAGTCGAGTGCCATTAGCTACGGCGCCACCGGTCATGTGGCCAATAACCCGTTTGCCATGGCCGGAGCCACTGCACCTATCACCGAGGAGGATGCTCCGCCATCGTATGGCGATGTGTCTAACACGTACGGGTATACGCAGGATGCTGGCTCTGGTGGACAAATGCCGTCCTACGATCCGCAGGgataccagcagcagcagtaa